A single region of the Vicia villosa cultivar HV-30 ecotype Madison, WI linkage group LG4, Vvil1.0, whole genome shotgun sequence genome encodes:
- the LOC131598828 gene encoding protein SRC1-like: MAGIINKIGETLHLGGGHKKEDEHKGDKSHDDKHKGEHKEGLVEKIKDKIHGDEHKGEKSHDDKHKGEHKGEHKEGVVEKIKDKIHGGSDEHGHKGEKKDKKKKDKKKKEHGHGHGHDSSSSSDSD, encoded by the coding sequence atggCAGGAATCATCAACAAGATCGGAGAGACTCTTCACCTTGGAGGAGGGCACAAGAAAGAAGACGAACACAAAGGAGACAAGAGTCACGACGACAAGCACAAAGGTGAGCACAAGGAAGGTTTGGTTGAGAAGATCAAGGACAAGATCCATGGTGATGAACACAAAGGAGAGAAGAGTCATGATGATAAACACAAAGGGGAACACAAAGGTGAACACAAGGAAGGTGTAGTTGAGAAGATTAAGGACAAGATccatggtggaagtgatgaacaTGGACACAAAGGTGAGAAGAAGGACAAgaagaagaaggataagaagaagaaggaaCATGGTCATGGACATGGACATGATAGTAGCAGTAGCAGTGACAGTGATTAG